The nucleotide window aaaggaaaacaatcCGCCTATCAGACCAGTTTCTACTGAAGTTTTCTCCTGCAAGGATAATTAATAAATAGCAATGGTTTAATTTTTGAGAAGACCGTGTAAACTTTTTTTCTATACATTGACAATGAAAAACATCTTAAAACTTGTCATTGTAATTAATAGTCTAAAGATTTAtcttgtaggggctggagagatggctccgtggttaggagcactggctcttccagaggacctggcttgaagtcccagcacccacatggcagctcacaactctgtaactccagttccagaggatctggcatcctcacagacatgcatgtaggaaAAGCACcattgcacatgaaataaaaataaataaatttaagaaaaaagatataTCTTGCAGGACATGGTGGCTAACAAGTACAATCCCAGGACTGGAAAGGTTAAGACAGGCGGATtaaaagttcaagatcaaggaTAGGTCAGTGCaatagttcagtggttagagcaatcctggggacccatgtggtggaaggagagaacagattctcaCAGGTGGTCTTCCAGCCTCAACCGCTGCCCCAACACatgaaatcaatcaatcaatcaatcagtgtagtaatttttttaaacaagggttaaaggccagcctaatctatacagggagtctctctccctctctctctctctctctccctctccctctctctctttcacacacacacacacacacacactttattcaTGTTAAAAGTAGGTTTCAGAGTTATGATTTATCCTAAAAATCAAAACCATCATGTTTAAGGCTTTAGGCCCAATTtctagcgcgcgcgcgcgcacaggcacaagcacagacacagacacagacacacacacacacacacacacacacacacacacacacacacacacacagcaacatttagggctggagagattgaaGAGTACCATGCATgtatggctcttgcagaggacccaagttcagttcccagtacctacatcagGCTGTAACTTTAGCACCAGGGGGATTtgactcctctggcctccttaagtacctatatagacacacacaaacacataattttaaaaaaaaaaaaaaaaaacaaaaaaccttaaagaaattgaTCTAACAATCAAAAACTCCAGCAAGGATGCTTAACAAGGCAGTCAAGATTATGTGGAACAGAAAACTATTCCTGGTGAACCGGCTGCCAGCAGAGTCTGGCTTGCAGGAAGTCCCAGCTCTCCTGTGGAGTTGGTTGGTCTCTGGCAGTAAAAAATTACTACACCAATTAGCTAGGCCCTCCAACCAACCAACACCAGGGTAGGACACAGCTTCAAATCCTCCCCTGAAGACAGAATTCAaacattctctctgctctggtaAGAACAAATGTTAACTTGTTCCTCCAATGGGTACTGAGGCCGGAAACACGGCAGTGTTTCCACAAGAAGGTCTAAGGAGCCAGAAATGAACTGTTCCGCTCAGAGCAAAGGACTGTGGCAAAAAGGAATTTGTTACAGGATATTCTTTCCTGTCTACGTTGAACATGGCCTtcaccataaaaaacaaaacagaaacaaacatacaacaacaacaaccccaaaaaacagaacaaaaaacactACATGCATGCTAGACACTATTAACAGGGCAAGGCATAGTTTCCAGCCATGAAtgttcagattttctttctttccataacTCATAATATTACATGTATGAGTatattgactgtgtgtgtgtgtctgtgctccaagtgtctgaggaggccagaggaggcttTGGATCCCTAAGAACTGTAGtcatatagatggttgtgagccaccatgtgggtgctgggaattgaactcaggacctttggaagaacagtcagtcggtgctcttaacctctgagccatctctctagccctgcagtaagtgcttttaaccagtgAGTCATCTCTTTAGTTGGTGgcggaggtgtgtgtgtggggggtcttTTCAagttagggtctcatgtagctcaagctggccttgaatttgctatgtagacaagcatgaccttgaactttcgttctgtgtgtgtgtgtgtgtgtgtgtgtgtgtgtgtaactatgaGTACatctgagtcagggtttcacactgaacctggagataGGCTGATAGCCAACAGCCCTAGGGATCCTgcaacactggggttacaggccacACCAagctttcatattttatttctaaagggAAATCTCCTCGGGTGTGGTGGGTTAAGATAGGGTCTCCCTCTTGCCCCCACACCCCTCACCCTCACTGGGGAAGCTAGCGGAAGCAGTGCTGGAGTGCTCCCaggtagtgatgatgagggaaagctggcggGATGACCAAGCTACTACCCGGGCCCAGAACCAAGTCTTTTCCCCCAACATCCAACCATCTATGATCTGTTGGAAcatgtgaaggggatgaacctacagatccaaaacagcaggaccTCCACCTCCACCGACACAGGAcaacaagatatccaagaggagccccataGGGAGCCCATTATTGTAGCAGAAggaaaaatgtttgaaatttgCTTAACAATCTTTCTACTTTGTTGAAAGAACTCTGCCTTGTTAAGTAAGACAGCCAAACAGCTACATAATTCGGAGAGAAAAAATAATCACAGGAAAATTAAAGGTTAGGTGTTACTCACACAACTAAAGGCACTGATTCTAGGGGATCTGTATTCAAGTCTTTCATCAAAAAGTACAAGAacgggaaagatggctcagcagagaagGCACTTGCCATGAAGATCTGTGACCGGAGTTGTATCCCCAGATCCAGAACTGACTtcacaaaattgtcttctgacctccatatttaTGCTGTAGCAACCCCATCATTCATGAATAATAAGcaactttttgttttgatacagggtctttctacatagccctggcggcactggaattcactatgtcagccggcctgaactcagagatctgcctgcctctgccactcaagTATGGGGACTAAAGGCATTCGAGCATCATGCCTGGTAATAATAagtaacttctttaaaaaaaaaaagagttaagccTGAAGCCCTGGCCTCTGTCTTTGGCACAGAAGTGCTGCACACCTGGAGTCCTAGCAGCCGGCAGGTGGTAGCAGACCACTAAGACTTCACATCATATAAGAGTATcttgaaaaagcaacaaaataagaAAGTGTACAACCAGTACATgcgtcatcaggcttggtgatcTGTGCCTAGGGCAGACACCTGAGGCTCAGGCAGAAGggctgagtttggggccagcctggattacTGGATTATCCTGACAGCCTGtcttctcagtttctctctctctctctcaaaaaaatattAATGACCACCTAAAAAGTCAGACTTCTGCTCCCAATGAGTTAAACAGTGAGCAAAGCTGCACTGCTACCGAGGGCAGGAGAGACCGTGACTCACACGGTCCCCTCTGATGACAATGGAAAATTAAGGAGTTGGTTTCTTTGGAAGGAAATGTTGGAGAGGAGGGGGAACTTTAAAATTATACCTTTAAGGTTTAAGTCCAGGAGATGAAAAAAATAACTGCCATCTGGTCCCAATTTCAAAGTCAAGTCCTTCTTGTCCCCTAAAATCATGagtcatgggaggcagaggcagacagatctacatgagttcgaggtcagcctgatttAAAGAGAGTTCCAGTCTGACCATGGCTACATaagacctatctcaaaacaaaacaaacaaaaaaccgaaaccaacaacaaaaaggaataaaaataaaatcatatccCCATAAAATTTACTTCTCTAAATTCGTTCAATTAAAACTAAATCCCCAAATTccttgcatttgtttgttttgtttttcaaggcaggttttcactgtgtagccctgactgtcctggaactcactcagtagcccaaaCTGGCggagagatccacctacctctctacctcctgagtgctgggattaaagacgtgcactaTCACCGCCTGGCCCTGGCGATGTCATCTGATTTTAATCAGAGGCGCTGAATACTAAGTTTAGTAATCCCACCTTACActtgtaaatgtatttttttgttctcaagggggggggggcgtgtaAACAAATTTCAGAGAGCAGCTATCATGTTTAGAGAATTTACTTGATCAAAGACGAAAACAGCTCAggtggaggatcagaagttcaaagtcaacctcaTTAGCAAGTTTGAGGCGAGCCTagttgcgggggtgggggtgggggtgggggtggggtgtgttcCTGTTCCGACGTCTTcgtaactttttaaaagatggttttGAATCAGTTAAATACTAGTTTTAACATCAGACCACATCCTTACACGCCAAGTCTTTATTTGCTGTGGTAATGGGATGGTAAAGGATGAATGCAGTTGAAATGTTTGATTTCAATCCTCAGACAATGGAAAAGTTTTGAGCCAATGATTTCACAAGGTCCCCCCATTAACTTTTCGTTAGTCCAGCTGACGAAAAACGAGCAGACTGAGTCTGCAGCCCATTTGTTTGCCCAGGCTCACCCGGTGGGCCAGGCAAAAAGAGGGGTCCTGGCAGAGAAACAGGGGCACAAACTAAGACAGACCATCCTGAataagaggagggagggagggagggagggagggagggggagggagagagagagagagagagaacagttttGCATTTTCAGCCCTCGGACTCCGTTCCAGAATTCCGCAATGACTGCCAAAAGCAACGGCCTTGGAACCAATTAACCATCACCCGCGACCTTCCGCTTCGACTCCCAGGAGGGACCTCGTTCCACCTCAGTTTTGACTCTACTCCAGAGAGACGCGGTGAAGGGCGGACGCATTGCAAGTGAGAGAATCGGAGACCCTGGGGGAGCAGGGCGAGCTGGTCCAGGAGAAAACTCCAAGGGAGCGGCACGAGAGAGTGCTGGCGGCGCGGGATGCACAGCGTCCGCCCAGCCTGGGGACCCGATCCCGGCCCCCGCCGGCGCCCGCCAGCCTGGAGTCCCCGCCCCGCCCTTCCACCGCCCTCGCCCCCTCCCCTGACCTGTCCGCGCCGGGTCCCGGTGCGCAGCGCGCCGCCTCCATACCCGCCCGTCCGGCAGCATCAGCGTCTAGACCCCAAGTCGCCGCCGCCGGgctggagaggatggaggaggtcGGGCCCCGCCCCTGGCAACCACACCCCGCACTGTCGCCGACGCCCATTGGTCCAGGGCCCGCCGCTCCCCTCTCACTGGCTAATAGCGCCAGCCGCGATGCTGGAGGGTTTCCAGGGGGCGGGAGACACCGGGAGGCGAAGGCGCGTGCGCCAGAGCTGGGTGCGGCCCCCGGGCTGGGTCCCAACTGGCCCTCCAGGGTGTTTCCAGCTGCTCCATTCCGCGGGCGCCTTCCACAGAACGACTCCGGCGTCTCACTGTGTAGCAATGAGAACACCCAGGGGGCTGTCAGGATTGTGGTCCAGGGGTTTGCAAACCTCTGCCACCAGAAGCCTCGCAAGCTGACCCGCTCCGGCACGCTCGAGGCCTTCAGCCTACTACACTAGCTGTCACCCAAAACCCCACTGAGGGACCCCTACCTGGGGACCATCCTCACTTATGCTCATCCCGTCAGTGTAGCTGCTAAGCTTGTCCTCTCTGCAGTAGATCATGCCCCCAGCCATCAGTTCCTTTCTGGTTCTGGTCCCTTATAGGACTGCTTGTAGTCCTGTGCTGACCAGTGCTACTGCTTGTAGACTTTAATTAGTAAGGCCTAAGCTACCACACTGATGTTGAATATaagttttcacttaaaaaaaaaaaaagtattcatttagagacaagatcttactacacagtctggctggcctggaactcagcgATCCGACGGCCTCTGccccctagtgctggaattagaggcatgcgTCTGCATACCCTATGCATCCCTGGTGTCCAAGGCTGTCAGATAGAACTTGTACCTTCTGGGCATCTGGGGCTCATAAATAACCCCTGAGCCACGTCTCCAGGCCCCAGAAATTAGCTTTTGAAAACTAGGAAATAAGTACAAACATAGACCAAGAGAGAACACTGCACTCACTTAGCCCACTCCCtggttgctttatttttttgtgcTTCAAATTCTAACCCATGTAAGGGGCAGCATAAGCTCTGCTTGGGCTAGTAGGGGCTGGATGCTAAATGAAAGGGGCGAAAGAGATGCCGTGGTATGAGTAAGTGGACCACTGAGACACCTGTTAGCAGGGGCAGCACCTCCACGCTAATGACTAGAATATGCTCTTCCACTTCATGTACACAGTTACTCTGCCATATGTGATACTGCCATATTCTTTCACTGTAAACAGAGTCACAAAACACAAACCTATTCATCTGTCCCCTACCTCTCCTGACCCCACTGTATTCATCAACACAGGGCTTGTGGCCCTTTGGGCAAAAGAGCCGAAGTTGTAAGGTGCCTGTCCACCATTAAAACTAGAGTTCACTCTGATTCTATCAGTGGAAGCTGGCACTGAGCCTCACGACCAGTACCAAACAATGTGGAATGAATCAAGTTTGAGGCAGAAGACTAATCGGCACCGACCTTTTATAGACGGGCCACACCGCTGCATTACTGATAAAGGTAGGGTTCTCTAAAAACTCGGGGCAGCCATTtatttacaaacattttttaCAAAATTGTAAACAGTACAAGATACTTTAAAGGTTTAAACAGTTAATATGAGTAAATACCAACAGTTCATGACACTAAATTCAACTCTGATATGAAGTGGCTTAAAAAGCAAATCTAGAAACCAACTTCCAACTCCAAGCCTCAAAAGTCTCCCTCCTATTGGTGTTCCTCCATTTCATTCTTTCAAGCCAGAGAAGAGACTTTAGAGACAATGACCATCAGCAGCTCTGAGATGAACACTCAAGTCTGTGACAGTCAGATCTTCACAAGGAACTGGCTCTTGTCCAGCTTCCCTTTCTCCTTGAGGTAAGCAAACAGGTGCCTTCTGCGTCTCCATGTGACCTTTATCCCATACTTCTCCTCAGGGGTGTCCTTGACCAGAACAGGCCCAGGCTCTGGGCTGTTGGGAGTTGTAGGGCCAAGGATGCATCCTGGGAGGCCGTTTTCCTTCTGATCTGGGGAAACAGGATCTTCTCTCACAGATGATCCCGGGGTCTGGATATCAGGGGGCATGAGCACGTGGGATAAGCTTTGAAGTGCAGGTACTGACAGGTCCCCACAGCTCTGGGGACTGAGCAGTGGCACTAAAGGCCTTCTGGGAGTGTCCTTTTCAGCTTGACAGGGCTCTTCTCTGTTCAAGGGTATCAACAGTGTCTCTGAAGTGGAAGACAGTGGACTCTCAAAGGTTAGACGTGGGAATTtacaggcagatctccgagttaaGTGTCTTGCCTGTTCTCGAGGACGATGTTTCCGGTGTGCTGGAAACTGGCTTTCGGCTTTTGTATCAAACTGAGGTAATACCTGtgcataaaagaagaaaaaacaaaagggtGGTAGGTCAACTATCCAAGAAACTACATCCAATGGACAGATCCTTCTTTATTTTTGACCAGAATCGTGAGGACTCActataataaaaccaaaccagcTATGTgatgaaatacaaagaaaacagttTGGGGCCAGCTATCCAATCCCTCTGCCTTTCACGTTGCTCCTGGAGAACAGAGCAGACGAGCTATTTCTCACCACCACATGATGCTGCTATGGCTCGTTTAACTGTCTGTCCTTAAACTTCATGAGAGCAGGGCTGGAAGGATCTCTGGGGGTAGAACCCATGCTTAGGACACTCAGAAGTTCAGTCCCCAGCGACACAAAGCCCTCAATAGGATAGCCTCGTCCCCAACACCAGCAGAGTGCCTGAAGGTCTTCAGCAAACACTGAATGGCGGCTACAAGGACAGGGAGTGAGGCTGTGTTCAGAAACAGGAACTAGTACACCATGTCTATTCAATCAATGcttatggtttttttcttttcattttagacagcctcaccatgtagtccagactggcctttaaCTTGAGATCCTTCTGCCACAGCCTCTCAAATGCAATGATTACAAGTGTGCCCCATAATgccatttttaaaggattttctcCCTAAGGCTCAGTCCATTTGGCCATAGAGTACCTAGTACTTTTCACATGACTTAGAGGGAATAATCTCATTTATAAGCTTGTCGTTTTTCTAGCTTCTTTACCCCAGCTACTAGGTAGTGAAATGTTCACTCAGAACTTTTTCAGAAGAACCTGGCAGGGAAGACTCCAATTCTATATAACATGTATTCTGGACTGAATGAAGTGGGTCAGGTTACCACAGCCAGAAAGAGTAAGTCCGTCCCTGCTCCAAGATGATGAACAGTCAGAATTCTGAAAAGCTAACATGATAAAGGTCAAAGGACGTACCCAGGATGTGATGGTGCCCTGATCAATGGGCTTGCTGGGCACCTGTACCGTGTGGGTAATGGGCTGCTGGAGAGATTCATAATGGTGTTTGCGGCCCTCCAGTGGCTGCTGGTGGAATAGCAGCTGGGCTTTGCGGGACTGTCTTTGGAGTCTCTTTTTGGGAGGCATCAATAGGTAAATGAAGAGCAGTTAGTAACCACATGATGCAGATTGCCTTCCTGGTCTGGGTCGGGGTCCGGCTGCAAATCATTCCTgtagagaagaaacaaaagggagaaaatcACATGggtgattcccctgtccttcatGACACACACTAACTAGTCAATCTACCAAAACTACCGTTCAGACCTCCTGTTGTGAGGAAGTTTCCTATATCACCTCACGAAACACATTATCTCAACAACACTCATTCAATAAATACCTGCTGGACTCACATTACTGTGTCGTGCTAAGCACTTGGAATTAGAGATGGACAATTACTTATTCAACAGTCACTTACTGAGTGCTAAGTATCTTTAGTGACATAGAGGGGTCCCTGTTTTTGAGGAGCTAGGGTTATAGcgcagtggtacagcacttgtctAAAATGCAGAaagccttaggttcaatcccagcactgggattgaaaAACgtgaaaaggagggaaagaactggagtttaagaaaaggaaacacagccaggcggtggtggcacacgcctttaatcccagcactcgggaggcagagccaggcggatctctgtgagttcgaggccagcctggtctacagagcaagatccaggacaggcaccaaaactacacagagaaaccctgtctcgaaacacacacacaaagagagaaagatggaaacaATTACACTTCGGGATAATATGGTTTGCTTCAACTCATTTCAGGTTTTCTGGGTGAGAAGACGCCTAGCCTGGGAAAGAAAAGCTAAGAGAAGCAAAAAGCAAGATCACTCCAAGCTGAGGAGCACCACATGCAAGGATGGTTATAGCTGGGCATGGGGGAACACTCTCAATTATCCTCACTGGGGCAagaggagcaggagttcaagtcTAGCTTGGGCTATGTACAaaaacctggtctcaaaagcCACACCAcaccgggtgtggtggtgcatgcctataatctcagtacttaggaagggaggatggagctcaaggtcatctttggttcagaccagcctgagttacatgaaaCCTGAAACAACCAAAAAGCTGTCCAGTGAATTCAGAGAATTACAAGCTCATGGGAGACAGAGCATAAAAGACAGCTCAGCGGCCAAAGAACTTGCCTCAAAAaccaaggacttgagtttgatccccagaactcgcAAAAAAGTCGAACCAAAAAGATGTCCTGACACGCACGTGTGGTGTGTGGCCCTCTCCCCACATCACTCACACACAGTGTCAGTACCTGTGAGGCTGTGAGTGTCtagctaacaaataaaaagggaaaaaaggataGGTTTGGTAACATAGtgcttaaatcccagcactcaggaggcagatttctgtgagctgcagcccagcctggtctacgtagtgagctAGCTCCATGACAGTGGGGATACACGGGGAGCccctgttttaaaatgtattttcaagggAAGGAATgacaacaataagaaaaagatAAGATACGGGGTCAGGTGAGGCCAAATGAGTTGAGCCGTCACTAGAGATTTTCAACAGGAGTTTGTGACCAATCACatctaggttttgttttttttaaaaaaaaaagggctggagagatggctcagaggttaagagcactagctattctttcagaggatctgggttcaattcccagcacccacatagcagctcacaactgtctgtaactccagttctagggtacccaacaccctcatacagacatacatgtaggcaaaacaccaatgcacataaataaaacaaataaaaaaaaaatcactccccAGATTCtctagaatataaaaagaattcaACTAGTCAAACAACAAGCCTCCACTACTTACCACCCAGCTGGTGCACTCCTGACCATCTATACCCATCAATTTCCCCTACCCTCGAATGactttgaagaaaatatattctttttggttttcaggTTTAACCTCACCACGTTAAGCAATAACTGTACCATTTGGCTATATACCTACTGGCCCTCTTataattattttgacttttttgagacagggtctcacatagcctgggctggcttcaaattcactattagtctctgcctccccaggtgctgggattataggcatgtctCATTGCACTAGGCACTTTTCCTGTTCCTGTCATAAAATACCCTGAGGAAAGCAAGTTAAGAAAGAAAggacgccgggcggtggtggcgcacgcctttaatctcagcactggggaggcagaggcaggcggatctctgtgagttcgaggacagcctgggctacagagtgagttccaggacagtctccaaaactacacagagaaaccctgtcttggggggaaaaaaaaaagaaagaaaaaagggctattttggctcacagttccaggtacAGTCCTGTGTGTTGAGGAGGTCATGGCAGCCGGGACTTGAAGGCAGCTGGGCACACACTTTAATAGGCAGGAAGTCGATGAATATGCTCAGCTGGTTTTCTACCTTTTAGTCAGTCCAGGTCCCCAGCCCACAAAATGGGAGTACCCCCATTCAGGGTGGGGTCATCCCACCTCAGtctaatctagataatctctTACAGACATGCCCAAACAAAAACGTTAAGTCAGGTTTTGACTCACTTCTGCTCAacctttgcttatttttatttattttgtttgagatagtctctcacgacgtagctttggctggcctggagctggcTATGTacacctggctggctggcctcaaattcacagatagccggctgcctccgcctcctgggtgttgggattaaaggcgtacactaTCACTCTGATCTCatttttcaggcagggtctcactatatagcccagattAGCCTCTAACCCGAGATCCTTTCCCCTCACCCCAGGATTATTGGTATGTGCCACATGCCTAGCTACTTACAACTCTTGATTGGTTTCCTTTAATTATTAGATAAGGACAAAACTCAGTAAGGCTGcaggctctgcttcctgtctcataGCATACCGCATTCCTGCGCCTCAGTTCAAACCCCTGTGACCTTCAGCCTTGGCACTCACCAGGCCTCCCCGAGTCAAAGCCGCCTTCGGTGATTATTCTATCTGCTTCGAAGGTCTCCCTCCCTTCTGTCATGGATAACAGACCTTAGACCGCGTCTCAgtcagttcatttaaaaaaaagagagagacttcccTGTCCTAAGTCAagattttctcattaaaataaatattcacaatATCACCGAAGGCTACGAGAGGGCCAGCCAGTGACCCCAGCTACTCCGAAGGCGGAGACACGAGGATCGAGAATTCTACACATGGGGAGACCTTGTGTCAAACAAAACCACCGGCCTCTAACTTGTTCCTCTGTAGCTAGAATTCTACGGATCTGTCGATCTCATTCTGTGCTCCCTCTCCATCAGACGGTGGGCCCGGGGAAGGGACGCCCGGGTCTGCCCGGGTCGGCCACGGTGCCTCCCACGCCACCGAGCGTGTAAATAAGTGAACATGTGTCTTCCTCGAGGCCGGGCGGCCGCGGCCGCAGGCCACCGGCAGGGGCGGGGCGTAGGGCCGGTCACCGCGGTCGGGCGACACGCAGCACCGAGGCTGGTGCCGGGTCGGGGACCCGGGAGGGGCAGAGCGGGTCGCTAACCGGGTGAGTGACGTGCGCTGCTCCGGAAGGAAGTCGCCCCCCGCGGCTGGGAGGGCCGGGGCGGAGCAGACCGCTGGCCGCCGCCCGCCCCGCGCGTCCCCGCGTCCCTCCCGCCGCCCCCACGAGCCCCGGGGGCCGCCTTACCCGCCCTCCCGGTCGCGGCCGCCGCTCCTCCGGACGCCGAGCGTTCGGGGCCG belongs to Onychomys torridus chromosome 3, mOncTor1.1, whole genome shotgun sequence and includes:
- the Rhno1 gene encoding RAD9, HUS1, RAD1-interacting nuclear orphan protein 1, producing MPPKKRLQRQSRKAQLLFHQQPLEGRKHHYESLQQPITHTVQVPSKPIDQGTITSWVLPQFDTKAESQFPAHRKHRPREQARHLTRRSACKFPRLTFESPLSSTSETLLIPLNREEPCQAEKDTPRRPLVPLLSPQSCGDLSVPALQSLSHVLMPPDIQTPGSSVREDPVSPDQKENGLPGCILGPTTPNSPEPGPVLVKDTPEEKYGIKVTWRRRRHLFAYLKEKGKLDKSQFLVKI